The Corvus moneduloides isolate bCorMon1 chromosome 18, bCorMon1.pri, whole genome shotgun sequence genome window below encodes:
- the GUCD1 gene encoding protein GUCD1 isoform X2 produces MKSPREAGEPPPVDCIQLKVPVIQQLYHWDCGLACSRMVLQYLNHLDNDEFQKAIQELQLTKSIWTIDLAYLMRHFGVKHKFCTQTLGVDKGYKNQSFYRKHFDTEENRVNQLFAQAKDCKVLVEKCTVTVQDIQNHLSQGHVAIVLVNAVLLLCDLCSSPVKYCCFLPIGQKCFCRSPDYQGHFIVLCGYNKASGSIYYNNPAYADRTCCTSISNFEEARTSYGTDEDILFIYTDS; encoded by the exons ATGAAGAGTCCCCGGGAGGCCGGGGAGCCGCCGCCAG TTGACTGCATCCAGCTGAAAGTGCCAGTGATTCAGCAGCTGTACCACTGGGACTGCGGGCTGGCCTGCTCCAGGATGGTGCTTCA GTACCTGAATCATTTGGACAATGATGAGTTTCAGAAAGCCATCCAGGAACTCCAGTTAACAAAGAGTATCTGGACTATTGACCTGGCCTACCTAATGCGGCACTTCGGAGTTAAGCATAAATTTTGCACCCAGACACTCGGAGTGGACAAGGGCTACAAAAATCAG TCATTTTACAGGAAGCACTTTGACACAGAAGAGAATCGAGTGAATCAGCTCTTTGCACAAGCCAAAGACTGCAAGGTGCTAGTGGAGAAATG cacAGTAACCGTTCAAGACATCCAAAACCACCTGTCCCAGGGTCATGTAGCCATCGTCCTTGTGAACGCAGTCCTGCTACTGTGTGATCTTTGCTCAAGTCCTGTCAAATactgctgcttccttcccaTTGGACAGAAGTGCTTCTGCAGGAGCCCTGACTACCAGGGCCATTTCATAGTGTTATGTGGCTACAACAAAGCCTCAGGGAGTATTTACTACAATAACCCTGCCTATGCTGACC GAACATGCTGCACCAGCATCAGTAACTTCGAGGAAGCCAGGACAAGTTATGGCACTGATGAAGATATTCTGTTCATCTACACAGACAGCTGA
- the GUCD1 gene encoding protein GUCD1 isoform X1 translates to MGWYLVLGQPTAIPEELWVCWETVDCIQLKVPVIQQLYHWDCGLACSRMVLQYLNHLDNDEFQKAIQELQLTKSIWTIDLAYLMRHFGVKHKFCTQTLGVDKGYKNQSFYRKHFDTEENRVNQLFAQAKDCKVLVEKCTVTVQDIQNHLSQGHVAIVLVNAVLLLCDLCSSPVKYCCFLPIGQKCFCRSPDYQGHFIVLCGYNKASGSIYYNNPAYADRTCCTSISNFEEARTSYGTDEDILFIYTDS, encoded by the exons ATGGGCTGGTATCTCGTCTTGGGACAGCCGACAGCCATCCCTGAAGAGCTCTGGGTGTGTTGGGAAACAG TTGACTGCATCCAGCTGAAAGTGCCAGTGATTCAGCAGCTGTACCACTGGGACTGCGGGCTGGCCTGCTCCAGGATGGTGCTTCA GTACCTGAATCATTTGGACAATGATGAGTTTCAGAAAGCCATCCAGGAACTCCAGTTAACAAAGAGTATCTGGACTATTGACCTGGCCTACCTAATGCGGCACTTCGGAGTTAAGCATAAATTTTGCACCCAGACACTCGGAGTGGACAAGGGCTACAAAAATCAG TCATTTTACAGGAAGCACTTTGACACAGAAGAGAATCGAGTGAATCAGCTCTTTGCACAAGCCAAAGACTGCAAGGTGCTAGTGGAGAAATG cacAGTAACCGTTCAAGACATCCAAAACCACCTGTCCCAGGGTCATGTAGCCATCGTCCTTGTGAACGCAGTCCTGCTACTGTGTGATCTTTGCTCAAGTCCTGTCAAATactgctgcttccttcccaTTGGACAGAAGTGCTTCTGCAGGAGCCCTGACTACCAGGGCCATTTCATAGTGTTATGTGGCTACAACAAAGCCTCAGGGAGTATTTACTACAATAACCCTGCCTATGCTGACC GAACATGCTGCACCAGCATCAGTAACTTCGAGGAAGCCAGGACAAGTTATGGCACTGATGAAGATATTCTGTTCATCTACACAGACAGCTGA
- the GUCD1 gene encoding protein GUCD1 isoform X4, with the protein MKSPREAGEPPPVDCIQLKVPVIQQLYHWDCGLACSRMVLQYLNHLDNDEFQKAIQELQLTKSIWTIDLAYLMRHFGVKHKFCTQTLGVDKGYKNQSFYRKHFDTEENRVNQLFAQAKDCKVLVEKWNMLHQHQ; encoded by the exons ATGAAGAGTCCCCGGGAGGCCGGGGAGCCGCCGCCAG TTGACTGCATCCAGCTGAAAGTGCCAGTGATTCAGCAGCTGTACCACTGGGACTGCGGGCTGGCCTGCTCCAGGATGGTGCTTCA GTACCTGAATCATTTGGACAATGATGAGTTTCAGAAAGCCATCCAGGAACTCCAGTTAACAAAGAGTATCTGGACTATTGACCTGGCCTACCTAATGCGGCACTTCGGAGTTAAGCATAAATTTTGCACCCAGACACTCGGAGTGGACAAGGGCTACAAAAATCAG TCATTTTACAGGAAGCACTTTGACACAGAAGAGAATCGAGTGAATCAGCTCTTTGCACAAGCCAAAGACTGCAAGGTGCTAGTGGAGAAATG GAACATGCTGCACCAGCATCAGTAA
- the GUCD1 gene encoding protein GUCD1 isoform X3: MGWYLVLGQPTAIPEELWVCWETVDCIQLKVPVIQQLYHWDCGLACSRMVLQYLNHLDNDEFQKAIQELQLTKSIWTIDLAYLMRHFGVKHKFCTQTLGVDKGYKNQSFYRKHFDTEENRVNQLFAQAKDCKVLVEKWNMLHQHQ, from the exons ATGGGCTGGTATCTCGTCTTGGGACAGCCGACAGCCATCCCTGAAGAGCTCTGGGTGTGTTGGGAAACAG TTGACTGCATCCAGCTGAAAGTGCCAGTGATTCAGCAGCTGTACCACTGGGACTGCGGGCTGGCCTGCTCCAGGATGGTGCTTCA GTACCTGAATCATTTGGACAATGATGAGTTTCAGAAAGCCATCCAGGAACTCCAGTTAACAAAGAGTATCTGGACTATTGACCTGGCCTACCTAATGCGGCACTTCGGAGTTAAGCATAAATTTTGCACCCAGACACTCGGAGTGGACAAGGGCTACAAAAATCAG TCATTTTACAGGAAGCACTTTGACACAGAAGAGAATCGAGTGAATCAGCTCTTTGCACAAGCCAAAGACTGCAAGGTGCTAGTGGAGAAATG GAACATGCTGCACCAGCATCAGTAA